A region from the Vicia villosa cultivar HV-30 ecotype Madison, WI linkage group LG3, Vvil1.0, whole genome shotgun sequence genome encodes:
- the LOC131655317 gene encoding F-box/FBD/LRR-repeat protein At4g00160-like: MSLLRLRIPRKEDRISDLPDSLLDHILSFLPTKDAVATSILSKRWRPIWRSQLNLYFNDRSFSGTLAFCQFFYSFVTMRLRDSILPILSFHLNFHYHFYDKDFHNFLYVPITRGVQTLIIHISHSNYSMALPSFVLTSNTLSVLKLKNITLNDVPCVDLPSLKVLHLKHVTFKCYAYLQKLLSGSPILQDLQTKDLSMKIPNHRYDLGFAISNLVRANVFSNNTIGLEWLHNVELLRIQLNRKPPTITGMFHNLTHLELIFNFDYPSFVVWKWSWLIKLLQNSPSLQTLIIDEVNARRCSFVKEWQDPEVIPECLLSNLTTCSLRNYTHINCELPFAKYIMQNSRVLSTMTIQTASFVKTNTKLKMLTELSRCPRISASCKLLFS; the protein is encoded by the exons ATGTCGCTGCTTAGGCTTCGCATTCCTCGCAAAGAAGACCGAATTAGTGATTTACCGGACTCCCTTCTTGATCACATTCTCTCATTTCTTCCAACCAAAGACGCCGTGGCCACCAGCATCCTTTCAAAACGTTGGAGACCAATCTGGCGTTCACAACTTAACCTCTACTTCAACGACAGATCTTTTTCAGGCACTCTCGCCTTTTGCCAATTCTTCTATTCCTTCGTCACCATGCGATTGCGAGATAGCATCCTACCTATCCTCTCATTCCATCTTAATTTTCATTACCACTTCTACGACAAAGATTTTCACAATTTTCTTTATGTGCCTATTACAAGAGGAGTTCAAACTCTAATCATCCATATCTCCCACTCAAATTACTCTATGGCATTACCTTCATTTGTTCTAACCAGCAACACCTTGTCGGTCCTCAAATTGAAGAATATAACATTGAACGACGTTCCATGCGTTGATCTTCCCTCGCTCAAAGTCCTTCACTTGAAACATGTCACGTTCAAATGTTATGCATATCTCCAAAAACTTCTATCTGGCTCTCCCATTCTACAGGACTTGCAAACAAAGGATCTAAGTATGAAGATCCCTAATCACAGGTATGATTTAGGTTTTGCGATATCCAATTTGGTCAGAGCTAACGTTTTCAGTAATAATACTATTGGCCTTGAGTGGCTTCATAATGTGGAGCTTCTCCGCATACAACTG AACAGGAAACCCCCTACAATAACGGGCATGTTTCACAATTTAACCCACTTGGAGCTTATATTCAACTTTGACTATCCATCATTCGTGGTTTGGAAGTGGAGTTGGCTCATAAAACTACTTCAAAATTCTCCCAGCCTTCAAACTCTTATCATTGATGAG GTTAATGCACGACGCTGTTCCTTTGTTAAAGAATGGCAGGATCCAGAAGTTATTCCAGAATGCCTTTTATCTAATCTTACAACATGCTCGCTTAGAAATTACACTCACATAAATTGTGAGCTCCCGTTTGCAAAATACATAATGCAAAATTCAAGAGTACTAAGCACCATGACAATTCAGACTGCAAGTTTCGTAAAGACAAATACAAAGCTCAAAATGTTAACGGAATTATCTCGGTGCCCAAGGATTTCAGCCTCATGTAAACTTTTATTTAGTTGA
- the LOC131655318 gene encoding uncharacterized acetyltransferase At3g50280-like, producing the protein MMTSSTVQHVSECFIKPLHPIPDSNRICHLTTWDIAMSTMNYIQKGLLFKKPNNQQDFIDNLLEKLKHSLSLALFHFYPLSGRLVTQKSQDLPSYSIFVDCSNNNLGARFIYATLHVTISDILAPIDVPPVVKSLFDLNKAINHDGHTLPLLSIQVTELVDGVFIGCSMNHYIGDGTSYWKFFNTWSEIFQAQGQGYDHENVPIWHQPFHTRWFPEGYGPPINLPFKHHDEFVSRFESPKLRERIFHFTAESIAKLKAKANRECNTNKISSFQSLSAHVWRSITRARCLANDRKTNCMVAINNRPRMKPPLPEEYFGTSVDTVSAEATAGELLENSLGWVAWRVHVAVTKHDDLEIRKGVEKWLESPVILDLNRHFDPLSSVAMISSPRFNMYGNEFGMGKAVAVLCGYANKCDGNVTAYEGYEGGGSMDLEISLSSNVMTELELDDNFMNAVSVTNMLGTSRGHTLNEN; encoded by the coding sequence ATGATGACTTCCTCAACTGTCCAACATGTTTCAGAATGTTTCATCAAACCACTACACCCTATTCCAGATTCAAACCGAATCTGCCATTTGACAACATGGGATATTGCCATGTCGACTATGAACTACATCCAGAAAGGCCTCTTGTTCAAAAAACCAAATAACCAACAAGATTTCATCGATAATCTGTTGGAGAAGCTCAAACACTCGCTCTCTCTTGCACTATTCCATTTCTATCCTCTATCTGGCCGTCTTGTTACACAAAAAtctcaagaccttccatcttatTCTATTTTCGTCGATTGCAGTAATAATAACCTTGGAGCTAGGTTCATCTACGCAACTTTGCATGTAACCATATCTGATATCCTTGCCCCAATTGATGTTCCACCGGTTGTTAAGTCattgtttgatctcaataaagcAATCAATCACGACGGTCACACCTTGCCTTTGTTATCCATCCAAGTGACTGAGCTAGTAGATGGTGTTTTCATAGGTTGTTCCATGAATCACTATATTGGTGATGGAACTTCTTATTGGAAGTTCTTTAACACATGGTCTGAAATATTTCAAGCTCAAGGCCAAGGCTATGATCATGAAAATGTTCCCATTTGGCACCAACCCTTTCACACTCGTTGGTTTCCCGAAGGTTATGGTCCACCAATCAATCTTCCATTCAAACATCACGACGAGTTTGTAAGCAGATTTGAATCACCCAAGCTGAGAGAGAGAATCTTCCACTTTACAGCAGAGTCTATTGCAAAACTGAAAGCAAAGGCTAATAGGGAGTGTAATACAAACAAAATCTCTTCGTTCCAATCCTTATCAGCACATGTTTGGAGAAGTATAACTCGTGCCCGCTGCCTAGCAAATGATAGAAAAACAAATTGTATGGTGGCTATAAACAACCGGCCGAGAATGAAACCGCCTCTTCCTGAAGAGTACTTTGGGACCTCAGTTGATACAGTGAGTGCAGAAGCAACGGCAGGAGAATTGCTTGAGAATAGTTTGGGATGGGTAGCATGGAGGGTTCATGTTGCTGTTACAAAGCATGATGACTTAGAGATTCGAAAGGGTGTGGAAAAGTGGTTAGAGTCTCCTGTTATACTCGACCTTAACCGTCACTTTGATCCGTTAAGCAGTGTGGCAATGATAAGTTCACCACGGTTCAATATGTATGGGAATGAATTTGGGATGGGTAAAGCAGTGGCTGTTTTGTGTGGTTATGCAAACAAATGTGATGGGAATGTGACTGCATATGAGGGATATGAAGGAGGAGGGAGTATGGATTTGGAAATTTCACTTTCTTCAAATGTTATGACAGAATTGGAATTGGATGACAACTTTATGAATGCAGTTTCTGTGACCAATATGTTAGGTACTTCAAGAGGACACACTCTTAATGAAAATTAA
- the LOC131657809 gene encoding putative FBD-associated F-box protein At5g56390, producing the protein MTGIQQIGKNGSLLFQFPWNGCLQSLPRLSLVYALIKLSNMFVLVHIKVDKTLLALLYMWAVNPHPHELSEIMSQENFGLERGKLLQSHLSSGIAASLDDITDGESSAHLRERATHFFITFSRILSKRWKQLWRSQLSLYFDDRYFPDTFAFRGFFNSFIIMRDNTLPILSFHLYCRHPPRFACNNHFYKFVYAAITRGVQHLIIDVCQPDDSRPTRSALPSLVLSTKALSVLKLKEITLYDVSCVDLPLLKVLHLESVKFTYYEYLQKLLSGCPILQELEAKDLSIWINTMISPTGIASISSLIRANIFSYLIEFDWLHNVEHLHIQLNRKPPTITGMFHNLTHLELIFNFDYPSFGILKWSWLIKLLQNSPHLRTLIIDEVNVVRRYNEWEDPEIVLECLLSHLTTCSLRNYSLMYCEFRFAKYIIQNSRVLSTMTIQSAKFLDTNTKLQMLMELSLCPRISATCKLLFI; encoded by the exons ATGACTGGAATTCAGCAGATAGGCAAGAACGGCTCCCTTCTGTTTCAGTTTCCGTGGAATGGATGCTTACAG TCTCTGCCTAGGTTGTCCTTGGTTTATGCATTAATCAAATTAAGCAATATGTTTGTTTTAGTTCACATTAAAGTCGACAAG ACCTTGTTAGCTCTACTGTACATGTGGGCAGTCAATCCACATCCACATGAGTTATCTGAAATCATGTCACAGGAAAATTTTGGGTTGGAACGTGGGAAGCTGCTCCAAAGCCATTTGTCATCAGGAATTGCTGCTTCTCTTGATGATATCACTGATGGAGAATCATCAGCCCACCTTCGTGAAAGAGCG ACTCACTTCTTCATCACATTCTCTCGCATTCTTTCAAAGCGTTGGAAACAACTCTGGCGATCACAGCTCAGCCTCTACTTTGATGACAGATATTTTCCAGACACTTTCGCCTTTCGCGGATTCTTCAATTCCTTCATCATCATGCGAGATAACACCCTACCCATCCTCTCGTTCCACCTTtattgtcgccaccccccccgcTTTGCCTGCAACAACCATTTCTACAAGTTTGTTTATGCCGCAATTACAAGAGGTGTCCAACACCTAATTATCGATGTCTGCCAGCCAGATGATTCTCGTCCAACCAGATCAGCATTGCCTTCTTTAGTTCTAAGTACAAAAGCCTTGTCAGTTCTCAAATTGAAGGAGATAACATTGTACGATGTTTCGTGCGTTGATCTTCCGTTGCTCAAAGTCCTTCACTTGGAATCTGTCAAATTCACTTACTATGAATATCTCCAAAAATTACTATCTGGCTGTCCCATTCTACAGGAGTTGGAAGCAAAGGATTTAAGTATATGGATCAATACTATGATATCTCCTACCGGTATTGCAAGTATATCCAGTTTGATCAGAGCTAATATTTTCAGTTATCTTATTGAGTTTGATTGGCTTCATAATGTGGAGCATCTCCACATACAATTG AACAGGAAACCCCCTACTATAACGGGCATGTTTCACAATTTAACCCACTTGGAGCTTATTTTCAACTTTGACTATCCATCATTTGGGATTTTGAAATGGAGTTGGCTCATAAAACTACTTCAAAATTCCCCCCATCTTCGAACTCTTATCATTGATGAG GTCAATGTAGTACGCCGTTATAATGAATGGGAGGACCCAGAAATTGTTCTAGAATGCCTTTTATCTCATCTTACAACATGCTCACTTAGAAACTACAGCCTCATGTATTGTGAGTTTCGATTTGCCAAATATATAATCCAGAATTCAAGAGTACTAAGCACCATGACAATTCAGAGTGCCAAATTCCTTGACACAAATACAAAGCTCCAAATGTTAATGGAATTATCTTTGTGTCCAAGGATTTCAGCCACAtgtaaacttttatttatttga